DNA from Anaerolineae bacterium:
TCAGGCCAAGCCGCTGTCTGATATCAAGCTGTACATCCCGCCGTCCTCGATGACCACCACCCAGCGCACCCAGGTGGAGGGCAAGGAATATGAGGTGGAGTTCGAGCCGGCTGTCAAGGTGGTGCGGCTGAACATCCCGCCGGCCACCCTGGAGGACCTGCGCTCCGATGCCCAGCGCCTGCGCGACGTCTGTCGGGCGCAGTGCCCGGACCTGGACGGGCGCATTGATTTCACCCTCCTGCGCCAACTCTCCCATGTGGTGCGCCAGCATCATTGGGATGTGAAGGTGGTGCTCCGCCAGACAGCGGATGGCCATGAGGTCATCGCCGTCCTGCCGCCGGCGCAGATCCCGCTTGGTCTGGCCGTGGACCTGGGTACCACCAAGGTCGCCGGCTATCTGGTGAACATGGAGACCGGCGAGACGCTCCAGGCCAAGGGCATCATGAACCCTCAGATTTCCTACGGTGAGGATGTGATGGCCCGCATCACCTATGCCATGGAAGGGCCGGAGAAAGCGGAGACCCTGCGGCTGGCCATCGTCCAGGGCATCGAGGACCTGGCGAAGGACATGTGCAAGGAGATCGGCGCCGGCATTGACCAGATCGTGGAGTCGGTCATCGTCGGCAACACAGCCATGCATCACCTCTTCCTGGGCCTGCCGGTGCATCAGTTGGGCACCGCGCCCTATGTGCCGGCGGAGAACATGGCGCTCGACGTCAAGGCGCGCGATATCGGCTTCCACTTCGCGCCCGGCGCCTATGTGCATCTTTTGCCCAATATCGCCGGCTTTGTCGGCGCCGACCATGTCGCTATGCTGTTGGCCACGGGCATCGGCGAAGCCCCCGAGGATGAGGTCTGGGTGGGCATGGATATCGGCACGAACACCGAGATCGGCATGTCGGCGCGCGGCCGGCTGTTGACCTGCTCGACCGCTTCCGGGCCGGCGTTCGAGGGCGCACATATCAAGTACGGCATGCGCGCTGCCCCGGGCGCCATCGAGGCGGTGCGCCTGGAAGAGGACGGCGAACTGCGCGTGCGCACCATTGATAACCAGCCGGCGGTGGGCATCTGCGGCTCCGGCATCCTGGACGTCATCGCCGAGCTGTTCAAGCGCGGCATCCTGAACCGCCGCGGCGCCATGTCCGAGGCGCCGCGCGTGCGCCCGTCCAACGACGGCCGCGGGTATGAGTATGTGCTGGTGCCGGCGGAGGAGAGCGGCATTCACGAGGATATCACGGTCTCGCGGGGAGATATCAGTGAGATTCAACTTGCCAAAGGGGCCATGCGCGCCGGCCTGGACCTGCTCCTGCAAACCGCCGGCCTGACCGAGCAGGACATCACGCGCTTTGTCATCGCCGGCGCCTTTGGCACCTACATTGACCTGGAGAGCGCCATCACCATCGGCATGCTGCCGGCCATCCCGCGCCAGCGCTTCGTGCAGGTGGGCAATGCCGCCGGCATCGGCGCCAAGCAGGCGCTCCTGTCGGTGAAGCGCCGGCAGAAGGCCGTTGCCATCGCCCAGAAGGCGGAATACATCGAGCTGACCACCGACTCCCGCTTCACGAGCGAGTTCTCCCGCACCATTCAGCTCGGCCAGCCGGACGCGCGCTGAGCGTTTGCTCGAACACGCGACCACCCATCCCCCGGCCTCGGGGGATGGGTTTTTTCATAACCGTATGGAATGGGGCAGAGTGGGGCCGGCTGTTTCCGTCCCCGGCACCCTCTTGACACGCCTGTTGCGCGTTGCTATACTCGGGCCGATGCCGTCTCATCCGTCTCTACTGCGAATTGGGGAGAGCGACGATGCAGGAAGATGCCGGCCGGCCCACGTATCACACCACGATTCGCGAGATGCCCCCGACGGAACGCCCCCGTGAACGCCTGGCCCAGTACGGCGAGCGCTCCCTCTCCACAGCCGAACTGCTGGCCATCATCCTGCGGGTCGGCGCGCCGGGGGTCAGCGCGGTAGACCTGGCCATGCACCTGCTCCGGAAATATCGGGGTCTGACGGGGCTTGCGCAGGCCGGCTTCCATGAGTTGTGCGGGGAGAACGGTCTCAGCCTGGCCAAGGTTGCCCAGCTCAAGGCGGCGCTGGAGCTGGGCCGGCGTCTGCAGGTCGAATCCCCGCTGGAGCGCCCGCAAATCCTCTCGCCGGCGGATGCCGCCAACCTCCTCATGCCCGAAATGCAAACCCTGGAACAGGAATGCCTGAAGGTCTTGCTGATGGACACCAAGCACCGCGTGCTGGATATGCCCACGGTGTATCGGGGCTCCCTCAACGCCAGCATGGTGCGGGTGGGGGAGCTGTTCCGCGAGGCCATCCGGGCCAACTGTGCCGCCATCCTCATCGCCCATAATCATCCCTCTGGCGATCCCACGCCGTCGCGCGAGGACATCGCGCTGACGCGTCAGGTGGTGGAGGCCGGCAAGCTCCTCGACATCGAGGTGCTGGACCATCTCATCATTGGCCGGCCCCATTACGTCAGCCTGCGCGAGCGCGGGGAGCCCTTCTTCGTCACATGAGGCCCATGGGGCGGGGACTGTGCTGTCAAAAGGGTTGTCAGGCCAAACAGAGGCCCTGAAGGGGACAGGGTATACTTATATTAGGGGATCAGGATGTAGACGTTGTATCAGGCGCCCCTGGAGGGAGTCGAACCCCCGACACGCGGTTTAGGAAACCGCTGCTCTATCCTCTGAGCTACAGGGGCAGTGCACACATTATAGCACAGGAGCGCAGTAGTTGACAAGATCGCCGGCCAGGAGTATAATAGCACCGAGTGTTGCCCCCGTGGTGGAATTGGTATACACGGCAGGTTGAGGGCCTGTGCCCGGAAGGGCGTGCTGGTTCGAGTCCAGTCGGGGGCACACTATACGCCGGCTGTCCGGACAGCCGGCGCATTTTTTATGTTTCAATTTCTCCGTGCGGTTGACTTTTCCCCCGAAACCCTGCATAATTAGGGTAGCGCTTGGTCTACAGGTCGCGCGCCGCCGGCGCGCCGGCAATCCGTCATAAGGAGCTCGGGATGTCCCAGCGAACCTTACGTGAGTTCGGCGATGAAATCCGCTCGCTCATCCAGCGCCAGGCCTACACCGAGGCCATCAACACCGCCCGGCATGTGCTCTACTACTTCCCCAAACACCTGGACACCTACCTCCTGCTGGGCGAGGCATGCCTGGAAAGCGGCAGTACCCGCGAGGCCATCGAGATGTTCCAGCGCGTCCTCAGCGCAGACCCGGAAAACCTCATGGCCTGGGTGGGGATGGCCGAGGCTTATCAGCAAGACGAACTGCCCGAACTGGGCCTGTGGTACCTGGAACGCGCCTTTGAGGTGGACCCCACGAACCCGGACCTGCGGGCAGAGCTTCAGCGGCTGTATGCCCAGGTGCGCGGGGTGAAGGAACTGCGCGTCAAGCTGAACGGGCCGGCCTTGGGCCGCATC
Protein-coding regions in this window:
- the radC gene encoding DNA repair protein RadC, whose amino-acid sequence is MPPTERPRERLAQYGERSLSTAELLAIILRVGAPGVSAVDLAMHLLRKYRGLTGLAQAGFHELCGENGLSLAKVAQLKAALELGRRLQVESPLERPQILSPADAANLLMPEMQTLEQECLKVLLMDTKHRVLDMPTVYRGSLNASMVRVGELFREAIRANCAAILIAHNHPSGDPTPSREDIALTRQVVEAGKLLDIEVLDHLIIGRPHYVSLRERGEPFFVT
- a CDS encoding DUF4445 domain-containing protein; its protein translation is MTTTQRTQVEGKEYEVEFEPAVKVVRLNIPPATLEDLRSDAQRLRDVCRAQCPDLDGRIDFTLLRQLSHVVRQHHWDVKVVLRQTADGHEVIAVLPPAQIPLGLAVDLGTTKVAGYLVNMETGETLQAKGIMNPQISYGEDVMARITYAMEGPEKAETLRLAIVQGIEDLAKDMCKEIGAGIDQIVESVIVGNTAMHHLFLGLPVHQLGTAPYVPAENMALDVKARDIGFHFAPGAYVHLLPNIAGFVGADHVAMLLATGIGEAPEDEVWVGMDIGTNTEIGMSARGRLLTCSTASGPAFEGAHIKYGMRAAPGAIEAVRLEEDGELRVRTIDNQPAVGICGSGILDVIAELFKRGILNRRGAMSEAPRVRPSNDGRGYEYVLVPAEESGIHEDITVSRGDISEIQLAKGAMRAGLDLLLQTAGLTEQDITRFVIAGAFGTYIDLESAITIGMLPAIPRQRFVQVGNAAGIGAKQALLSVKRRQKAVAIAQKAEYIELTTDSRFTSEFSRTIQLGQPDAR